The Primulina eburnea isolate SZY01 chromosome 6, ASM2296580v1, whole genome shotgun sequence genome contains a region encoding:
- the LOC140835368 gene encoding uncharacterized protein has protein sequence MGRASLLLVYPDMQAQVLAGMAQFFAQFAGNQTAVDSGARPRLEAVYERFRRMNPKDFLGTTDPMIAGGWIKSIEVIFAFMELHDADIVRCATFLVTGDARLWWESVSVSVNLQTLTWNRFKEVFYSKYFTEEVRSRLMREFMSLRQGDSSVADFVRKFERAELFMDGLRPILHLVVRVAGLTTYTIAVSRALTAGQDQMDIDVDRLGKRPYQAPCLEESL, from the exons ATGGGGAGAGCTTCACTCCTCCTCGTCTacccagatatgcaggctcaggTGCTTGCAGGGATGgcccagttcttcgcacagtttgcaggGAACCAGACTGCAGTAGACTcaggggcgaggcccagacTGGAGGCAGTCTATGAAAGATTTAGGAGGATGAATCCGAAGGATTTTTTGGGGACCACTGACCCAATGATAGCGggaggatggattaagtccatcgaggtaatctttgcATTTATGGAGCTACATGATGCTGACATAGTTAGATGTGCCACCTTCTTGGTGACTGGAGACGCAAGGCTTTGGTGGGAAAGCGTGTCAGTGTCAGTGAACTTACAAACATTGACGTGGAATAGGTTCAAGGAggtgttctactccaagtactttacTGAGGAAGTACGGTCCAGATTGATGAGAGAGTTTATGTCGTTGCGGCAGGGAGACAGCAGTGTGGCAGACTTcgtcaggaagtttgagagag CTGAGCTTTTTATGGAtgggttgcggccgatcttgcaccTTGTTGTTCGAGTTGCTGGTCTTACGACTTATACAATTGCCGTGTCAAGAGCTTTGACGGCAGGGCAGGACCAGATGGACATTGATGTCGATAGACTTGGCAAAAGGCCCTATCAAGCACCTTGTCTTGAAGAATCTttgtaa